The genomic region GGGTGGTCTTTGCCGCTGACGGCCGCAGCTTCAGAATTCAAGAGGGTGCGCCTGGCTGCGTAAGAGCCGTCCAGGATGCCGACTGTACCTGGAACAACATAACCGAGTTGCAACCTCATATACTACCCTCTACGGTGAGCATACAGGGCACACCCTTTGAAGACAGAAGCGTGATTTTCAATGTGGACGGCACAGCATCCGTGCCATCCACGGTGGCCAATCAGTGTGTTGAACTTCGTTCCAGCAACGGGGCTGGATACAGAGTCCGGGTCACCACAACGGGAAAGGTTTCTTTGGAGAAAATGTGATGAACAAAGCGTCTGTATCAAGATCGGCAGGCTTCACGCTTTTGGAAGTGACAGTGGCCCTTTTCATCATTGCAGTGGCGCTTCTGGCCATGGCCAAGATGCAGACCCGCTCCATAGAGGCTGCAGAGTACAGTGGCCGAATGGCGGTTGCCCTTAGACTTGCCCAGGACGTCATAGAGCAGATCCAGAGCAATCCTTTTGCCAGCGCTGCAAGCAGCACATCCCCACAGGTTTGCCCTGGGGGGGCCGTACAGATGGGGATCAGCTGCCCTCAGCTCCTGGATACGGAAGGGCGGCTCGGAAACTTCACCCGCACCTGGACCGTAACCGAAACAGCGGCATGGCCAGGGGTGACTCAGACCAACATAAGACAGGTTGAAGTCTTGGTCACTTGGGGGCAAAGGCAGGTTCGGCTCACGAGTCTCCTGACTCAATAAGAGGCCTTCGACATAGGCGGCAAACGCCTTTCGGAACTGAGAGGTCAGACTAATGGTCGGTGGAGATTGTAGAGGCCGCGAGGTGGATGGTTTCAAATGTGCCGGCGGATTCACTCTGGTGGAGGTAATGCTGGCAATGGTCATAACGGCCCTTCTCGTGGCCGGGATATACAGCCTTTTCGGTTCCCAGGAAAAATCCCAGGTTTTGGTGGATCAGATGGCAGAGATGAACCAGGATCTA from bacterium harbors:
- a CDS encoding prepilin-type N-terminal cleavage/methylation domain-containing protein; protein product: MNKASVSRSAGFTLLEVTVALFIIAVALLAMAKMQTRSIEAAEYSGRMAVALRLAQDVIEQIQSNPFASAASSTSPQVCPGGAVQMGISCPQLLDTEGRLGNFTRTWTVTETAAWPGVTQTNIRQVEVLVTWGQRQVRLTSLLTQ
- a CDS encoding prepilin-type N-terminal cleavage/methylation domain-containing protein gives rise to the protein MKAKGNRGFTLIELMVVVAIIGIVGAIGIPNWIAGKPVRELKKTSRDIFGEFNRAKARAVSTMRAHRVVFAADGRSFRIQEGAPGCVRAVQDADCTWNNITELQPHILPSTVSIQGTPFEDRSVIFNVDGTASVPSTVANQCVELRSSNGAGYRVRVTTTGKVSLEKM